The DNA region TGAGCTCGGCGGCGCGCTGCGGCGTGAAGTAAGCGTTCGCGTACGCTCCAGTGTGGAGCTCGATCCACGGCGCGCGCAGTTTCGCGGCGAGTTCGATCTGCGGTTCGTCGGCGTCGATGAAGAGACTGGTCTGGATGCCGGCGGCGTTCATCGCATCCACGCAGGCTTTGACGCGCTCGCGGTTGCCAACGACATCGAGCCCACCCTCGGTGGTGATTTCTTCGCGGCTCTCGGGCACGAGGCAAACGGAGTCGGGCTTCAGCTTGAGCGCGAAGTCGATCATCGCGGGCGTGCAGGCCATCTCGAGATTGAGGCGGGTGGAGATCGTCTCGCGCAAGCGCCAGACATCGCGCTCTTGGATGTGGCGACGATCTTCGCGGAGGTGGACGGTGATGCCGTCGGCTCCGGCGCGTTCGCACAGGATCGCGAGCGTGACGGGATCGGGCTCAACC from Nibricoccus aquaticus includes:
- a CDS encoding pyridoxine 5'-phosphate synthase, with product MILLGVNIDHCATVRQARYKQAPATVGGAVEPDPVTLAILCERAGADGITVHLREDRRHIQERDVWRLRETISTRLNLEMACTPAMIDFALKLKPDSVCLVPESREEITTEGGLDVVGNRERVKACVDAMNAAGIQTSLFIDADEPQIELAAKLRAPWIELHTGAYANAYFTPQRAAELKRLTVGAILGHERGLIVNAGHGINYVNIPEVRTIPHLHELNIGHSIISRALFTGIEEAVREMKTRMNA